One window of the Lactobacillus sp. PV034 genome contains the following:
- a CDS encoding helix-turn-helix transcriptional regulator has translation MNRIKQLRKKKGLSQKELAHEFNKFTFTNGTHSKKAPTYATFSRWEKGLNTPTNETWNKLAKFFGVSVEYLQGAYSKEEVIEIAEEAGYSDEQIQIFIEDWFNITPKKW, from the coding sequence ATGAATAGAATTAAGCAATTAAGAAAGAAAAAAGGACTTTCTCAAAAAGAGCTAGCTCACGAATTTAATAAATTTACGTTCACTAATGGTACTCACTCAAAAAAGGCTCCAACTTATGCCACTTTTTCTAGATGGGAAAAAGGTTTAAACACCCCAACTAATGAAACATGGAATAAATTAGCAAAATTCTTTGGTGTAAGCGTGGAATATTTACAAGGTGCATATAGCAAAGAAGAAGTTATTGAAATTGCCGAAGAAGCAGGCTATTCAGATGAGCAAATTCAAATTTTTATTGAAGATTGGTTTAATATAACACCTAAAAAGTGGTAA